Proteins from one Methanobacteriaceae archaeon genomic window:
- the mfnA gene encoding tyrosine decarboxylase MfnA, with protein MEDKGIPKEQIYQMLRKYKEKDLTHRSGRILGSMCTCPDPVGVKAYSMFLESNLGDPGLFPGTKALEDEVIAILGELMGKRDVYGHIITGGTEANLMAMRSARNLAGIKDPEIIVPASAHFSFKKAAEMLKLDLKMADLDSEYRMDLSSVEDLISENTVAIVGVAGTTELGKIDPIEELSRICLEKDIYLHVDAAFGGYSIPFLKEAGYDLPEFDFKLPGVSSITIDPHKMGLAPIPTGGILFRERKYLEVMAIETPYLTEDLQSTVVGTRTGAATAATWALLKHLGREGYQEVSKQCMEITSILAEGVEKAGFDLVTRPELNIVAFRSKRIPVEEIARKLEDKGWAVSMASYPKAIRIIVMPHLKLEHIEAFLRDLVEIQ; from the coding sequence ATGGAAGACAAGGGAATACCAAAAGAGCAAATATACCAGATGCTCCGGAAATATAAAGAAAAGGACCTCACCCACCGTTCCGGCAGAATATTAGGATCAATGTGCACCTGCCCTGATCCAGTGGGAGTCAAAGCATATTCCATGTTCTTAGAGTCCAACCTGGGAGACCCTGGACTTTTCCCAGGAACCAAGGCACTTGAGGATGAAGTAATCGCTATTCTGGGCGAATTAATGGGTAAAAGAGATGTTTATGGTCATATAATAACGGGCGGTACTGAAGCTAACCTCATGGCCATGCGATCAGCCCGTAATCTAGCAGGGATAAAGGACCCTGAAATCATAGTCCCTGCATCTGCTCATTTCTCATTTAAAAAAGCTGCGGAGATGCTGAAACTTGATTTGAAGATGGCAGATCTAGATTCAGAATACCGGATGGATCTTTCATCAGTGGAAGATTTAATTTCAGAGAATACAGTGGCTATAGTGGGAGTGGCTGGAACCACCGAACTGGGGAAAATAGACCCCATAGAAGAACTTTCCAGAATCTGTCTGGAAAAAGATATATACTTGCATGTGGATGCAGCTTTCGGAGGTTACAGCATCCCCTTTTTGAAAGAAGCGGGTTATGATCTTCCTGAATTTGATTTTAAACTTCCAGGGGTTTCATCAATAACCATTGATCCTCATAAGATGGGCCTTGCCCCCATACCCACCGGGGGCATTCTTTTCAGAGAACGCAAATACCTGGAGGTTATGGCCATTGAAACACCTTACCTCACTGAAGATTTACAGTCCACTGTAGTGGGAACCCGCACCGGGGCAGCCACCGCTGCTACCTGGGCTCTTTTGAAGCACCTGGGTAGGGAGGGATACCAGGAAGTTTCCAAGCAGTGTATGGAAATCACATCCATTCTCGCGGAAGGTGTGGAAAAAGCAGGTTTTGATCTGGTAACCCGTCCTGAACTGAACATAGTGGCTTTCCGTTCCAAAAGAATTCCTGTGGAAGAAATTGCCAGAAAACTTGAAGATAAAGGTTGGGCAGTATCCATGGCATCCTATCCCAAGGCTATCCGAATAATTGTAATGCCTCACCTGAAATTAGAGCATATTGAAGCATTTTTAAGAGATCTGGTGGAAATTCAATAG